The Candidatus Hydrogenedentota bacterium genome contains the following window.
ATCACCCGGGACCCCATCCACGTCCACGATCTCCACGCCACCCTGCTCAATTGCCTCGGCGTCGACCATACGAAACTAACCTACCGCCACCAGGGTCGAAACTACCGGCTGACCGATGTGGCCGGCAACGTGAAGCAGCAGTTATTGGCGTGAGGGAATTGTAGTCCAGGCAGGGGTATTCTCCCGGACTGCTCTTGCCTGCGAAAGTGATTTACGAATTGAGTTTTTTGACCACGGATAGCACGGATGACACGGATATTCCACCCTGATAATTTAACGCCCGGCACTTGCCGCGATGGTGGCGCTAATGAAATGACTGGAGGAATGTGATTGTGACGTGTACACTGAGGAACCGCTGGAACCGACGCAATTGCGCTTGGATTTCCGCTCATCCGTGCCATCCGTGTCATCCGTGGTCAAAAAACTCTTCTTATAAGACAATTCGAACGATTTCGACCTTTGGGTGGGCCGAGAAATTGACGAGGAACGCAAGTTTCATCCCGGTTGCTTTCAAGTAGTTCATAACTTGGGCGCGGTGCTTGCTCGTGAGCGCTTCCACAGCCTTCAACTCTACGACGATTTTGTCGTAAATAAGGAGATCGGGTTTGAATGTCTGATCCAAATCTTCGCCTTTATACGTAAGCCTGAGTTCTACCTGGGCCACGAAAGGAATTCCCTGCATCCGGAGTTCCTTTTCCAAACACTCCTGATAGACCGATTCAACAAATCCCGATCCCTTTTCGTTGTGTACTTCATAGCATGCGCCCCGAATGGCGTAACTTTCGGCCTCATAGATTAGGTCGCCCATTGCATTGCCTCCTTCCTTTTATAATCAAAGCTCCTTGCGCTGCTTAACGAAGTAACGGTAACAGTGATGGGTTGGAGATGGCAAGCAACGGCGAATGTGTGAATGCGGATGTAGATGTGATGCGGTCCGAACTCTGCTATTTGGCGCAGGCCGAATGCGCCTGCGAATTCTCCTGCTGGAAGTGCGCTTACAATCTTGTTTATAGAAGAGGTGAAAGCATGATACGAACATTCTGTTTACTTGTTGGCCTATGCGTGATTCCTGCATATCAGGCAATCCCAAACACCTGGCCCCAATTTCGCGGCCCGGACGCGCGGGGCGTGCTCGATGGCGCGAACCTCCCCGACACCTGGTCCGCGGCGGAAAACGTGGCCTGGCAGGCCGACATCCCCGGGCGCGGCTGGTCGTCTCCCGTGGTTTCGGGCGGCCTCGTCTTTCTCACCTCCGTCGTAAGCCAGAGCGCGGTGGAGGAGCCGAAGAAAGGCCTCTATTTCGGCGGAGACCGGCCCGACGCCCCCGATGTCGTGCACCAGTGGAAGGTCTACGCGCTCGACCTCGCCACCGGCGCCCTCCGCTGGGAGCGCCAGGTCCACGAGGGCAAGCCCGGGACGCCGCGCCACCTCAAAAACAGCTACGCCTCCGAGACGCCCGTAACCGATGGCGAGCGGCTCTACGTCTACTTTGGCAACCTGGGCGTCTACTGCTTCGACTTCGAAGGCAACGCGGTTTGGGAAAAGGCCATGCCCCCGGTCAAAACGCAGTACAACTGGGGCACCGCCGCGTCGCCCGTGCTGCACGACGGACGTCTCTACATCCAGAACGACAACGAGGATGCGTCCTACCTCCTCGCGCTCGATGCGAAAACCGGCGCCGAAGCCTGGCGCGTGGCCCGCGAGGAAGGCAGCAACTGGTCCACCCCCTACATCTGGACCAACAGCCAGCGCACCGAACTCGTGACCCTCGGCAGCGACGCCGTCCGGTCCTACGATCTCGCAGGCGAGTTGCTCTGGTCGCTCCGCGGAATGTCCTCCATCACCATCGCCACGCCCTACGCCGAAGGTGATCTACTCTACTTCAGCTCCGGCTACGTGGGCGATCGCAAGGCCCGCCCGATTTACGCGGTCCGCGCCGGCGCCTCGGGCGATATCTCGCTGGCGGAAGGCGAAACGGCCAACGAGTGGATCGCCTGGAGCCAGCCCATGGCCGCGCCCTACAACCCGACCACCCTCGTCTACCAGGGACGGCTCTATGTCCTGTACGACCGGGGGCTCGTCAGCTGCTACGACGCCAAAACCGGCGCGCCGCTCTACGAAGGCGAAAAACTGCCGCGCGGCTCCGGCTACACGACCTCGCCCTGGGCCGCCGACGGCAAGATCTTCTGCCTCAGCGAAGATGGCGTCACCCACGTGCTCCAGGCCGGCGATCAGTTCACGTTGTTGCATTCCAACCCGCTCCAGGACGACGATATGGGCATGGCGACCCCCGCGCTCCTCCCCGGGCGGCTGCTCCTGCGCACCTCTGCCCGCCTCTACGCCATCGGCGGCTGATCACCTGGAATCAGACACCCCTGTCCGCAGCAAATGTAGGATAGCCGTCCCGGCTGTCCACCGCGCCGAAGGCGCGCCAGTATCCCGGAGATTCTCGTCCGCGGCAAAGCGACCCAGAGTCTCCCGAAGACCCGGGGACAACCTTCGCCACATCGGAGAAAAAATTTTCGGCGGCAGGGAAGAAACCGGCCGCTTCAAGGAACTAACTCTCATGAATGTCCCGAAAGCGGGGCGTCAAGGCTGCGGGTTCCAATACCGCCCCGGCGGGCGGCGTAAGGAGACTAAGATGTTGGCAGGCTTAGGGTTAACGGAAAAGGTGCTCATTCGTGGTGTGTCGCTCGGCGCCGTCGTGGCGCTGGCCTTCGCTTTCGGAGCCACGGCCCAGCCACAGCGGCCCGGCGGGGTCTCGCCTGAGGTCCGGGCCAAGGTGGACGCGGCCCAGGCCGCGACGGTCGCCGCGGATCTGAAATTGGATGCCGAGAAGTCCGCCAAACTGGCCGAAGTGTACGCCGCGTTCCAGAAGGAAATGGCGGCGGCCCCGCGTCCCGAGGGCGGCGCCCGGGGCGACTGGGAAGCCATTCGCAAGATGCAGGAAGAGCGGCAGGCGAAACTGAGCGAGTCCCTCGCCGGCGTGCTGGACGAGGCGCAGGCGAAGTCCGCCGCGTCGGTGTTGGCGGGCAATACCCGGGGCTGGGACCAGATGGTCGCCGTGCTGCTGAGCTTCGAACTGGATGAAGCGAAGTCGGCGGAGGCCCTGGGGCACACGCTGGCCTACGTGAAGGCCGGCGCGAAAGCGCGCGACGAGGCTGCGGCGGGCGGTGGCATGGAGGCGGTGCGCGAGGCCATGGCGGCGGCGCGCAAGACCCTGGACGATAGCCTGGCGCCGCTCCTCAATGACGAGCAGAAGGCCAAGTGGGCCGATGCCACGCAACGGGGTCCGCGCGGTGCGGGTGGCGGTGCTCCCGGCGAACGCGGCGAACGCGGCGACCGTCCGGGACGCGGCGATCGGCCCGATCGCGGCGGGAACTGAGGTTCGGACACTCCCGAGCCCGGATA
Protein-coding sequences here:
- a CDS encoding GxxExxY protein, which translates into the protein MGDLIYEAESYAIRGACYEVHNEKGSGFVESVYQECLEKELRMQGIPFVAQVELRLTYKGEDLDQTFKPDLLIYDKIVVELKAVEALTSKHRAQVMNYLKATGMKLAFLVNFSAHPKVEIVRIVL
- a CDS encoding PQQ-binding-like beta-propeller repeat protein, with amino-acid sequence MIRTFCLLVGLCVIPAYQAIPNTWPQFRGPDARGVLDGANLPDTWSAAENVAWQADIPGRGWSSPVVSGGLVFLTSVVSQSAVEEPKKGLYFGGDRPDAPDVVHQWKVYALDLATGALRWERQVHEGKPGTPRHLKNSYASETPVTDGERLYVYFGNLGVYCFDFEGNAVWEKAMPPVKTQYNWGTAASPVLHDGRLYIQNDNEDASYLLALDAKTGAEAWRVAREEGSNWSTPYIWTNSQRTELVTLGSDAVRSYDLAGELLWSLRGMSSITIATPYAEGDLLYFSSGYVGDRKARPIYAVRAGASGDISLAEGETANEWIAWSQPMAAPYNPTTLVYQGRLYVLYDRGLVSCYDAKTGAPLYEGEKLPRGSGYTTSPWAADGKIFCLSEDGVTHVLQAGDQFTLLHSNPLQDDDMGMATPALLPGRLLLRTSARLYAIGG